atagagagtgaaagagacagtgaaagagagaaagagagagtgaaagagagagtgaaagagagagtgagagagtgagtgaaagagacagagagaaagagagtgaaagagagagtgagtgagagagagtgagtgaaagagagagagtgaaagagagaaagagagagagtgaaagagagaaagagagagagtgaaagagagagtgaaagagagaaagagagagtgaaagagagagagagtgaaagaaagagagtgaaagagagaaagagagagagtgaaagagagagtgaaagagaaagagagagagtgaaagagagagtgagagagtgagtgaaagagagagagagaaagagagagtgaaagagaaagagagagagtgaaagagagtgagagagtgagtgaaagagagagagaaagagagagtgagtgagagagagtgagtgaaagagagagagtgaaagagagagagtgaaagagagaaagagagagagtgaaagagagaaagagagagagtgaaagagagaaagagagagagtgaaagagagtgaaagagagaaagagagagagtgaaagagagtgaaagagagaaagagagagagtgaaagagagagtgaaagagagggtgaaagagagagagtgaaagagagagagtgaaagagagagagtgaaagagagatagagagaaagagagagagtgaaagagagagagtgaaagagagggagtgaaagagagggagtgaaagagagtgaaagagagagagaaagagagagagtgaaagagagagagtgaaagagagagtgaaagagagaaagaaagagagagtgagagagaaagaaagagagagagagagaaagagagaaagagagagagagagagaaagagagggagagtaaaagagagagagagtaaaagagagagagaaagagaatcagGAAAAAGGATGGTGAGGAACCTTGAAGTCTTTCCTTTTGCGTTGCAAGATAGGTCTCTGGAGGAAGAGGATCTGCTTAGTGGACAAGCTGCCATCACTGAGGAAAGAACAGTGGTATTAATAACATGTGAATCACATCAGTACTTGCCACACATCTTGTAACTATTTTTGCCTTATTCTGGGTCTTTTACTTTTACCAGGTCTCGTAATGTGACAGAAAATGTGAAAGGTAATTGTGTTCCAAATGATGTGCAGTGTTTCAATGTTGAGTATGGTTTAGAGCAGGGAAGGgaaactttgatgggggtgggggacaACAAAAATCTAAATGCAATTGCTCACAGGTctgcaccccctcccccttttaGTGGCCCCCTCATTGACAGAAGAGAGAAATGTAGAAAAATTCAtataattctacacattttgccatgggtggAGAGTAGATTTTGCATTTTTATAACTCATTTTATGCAATTCTACTCACTTGCCATGTGGCGGGAAGGGAAATGAACTGTTTTACActtctacacattttaccatagggtggaggcaaatgtttgcagtttttaatatgatatctgagtgagactgactGACAAAATCAATGGAGGCCCCCCGGACAGTAATTCAACCAGGATAACAGGTCTAAATAGATGGCCACTAAACTAACTTAACAATCTAAAAACAAAaatgctgacatgggctaattgactgactatcagtgactgacataacaagagaaaaactgctcatgcacaaacacatttctaacttgcaccttgtgtattctactattctaactagCAAATCTTAGTTGAGATACCACCTGAgttctaaaataaataaaaaatacagatatattttttgggggtttGGAAATTGATCCAAGGGCCTTCAAAAAGGGGGCGGACCACCAGTTGCCCATCTCTGGTTTAGAGAAATACTGTAAATATTAGTCCGTACTAGGCTGGTATAGTGTAAACTGCCTAGTGTTCCTGACTGCTGGGTTGGAACCGTACCTGTTGGTCTTAACGATGGGAGTAGGCAGAACACACATCAGTCTCCAGCCATAGGGAGCCAGAGACTGGAGCAAAGGAATGTAGTCCGTCCTTAccactacactctggagaggaCAAAAAGAGTGTTACACACACGTCGACAAcgggcggacacacacacactaacgtcGACAATGAGcggacacacacactaacatcgACAATGGTCCACTGCTCCACCACGATGGCGTCGTATGAAGTGGGTGGGGTTTCTTCTGAGGAGCTCTGAAAGATGAACACAATGTCCACAGAGGAGACCCCGCtgcctgaaagagagagacacagagacacagagagagagagagagagagagagagagagagagagagagagagaggagacacagagtgagagagagacacagagtgagacagagacacagagagagagagagagagagagagagagagagagtgagagagagacacttgctttggcaatgtttacatatgtttcccatgccaataaagcccttaaatggaattgaattgagagagagagaaagagagagagagagagagagagagagagagagagagagagagagagagagagagagagagagagagagagagagagagagagggaagcccAACTTATTATGTTCCAGTTGAAGCTCTTCCACAGTTTTGGATGAGATAGAGTTGATGGGATCTTGGCTTTGCATGTAGTTCCATGCATCATGGGTGAAGGAACATGGATAACCCTACAAACATTCCAAGTAGGCCTTTAACATTTCCCCCTAAATTCAAAAAGTTTTCAGTATATTTACATGGTAAACACTATAACCTGATGACGTGATGGAGATCCTTGCAGGATGGAAACGTTTGTTTGTGAATAAAGGTACATGGTGAAGCTTATGAGTGTGCAGGCTCCATTTCTTTAAACACTACAACattggcctggtcccagatctgtttgtgctcatTGACAAGTCAAACAGTCTGGCCTCTTAGCAATCTTCAAATATGAACATGCTACCATTAATGAGCTTGAGGAGAACAGAGTGTTTGTCATGCCAACGAGTGACAATGAGTTGccatgacagcacaaacagactgacactcaGGCTACTATAACACGTCACCATTGTGCCAAACATACCATTGTCGTCTCCAAGGTGAAAGAAACCGTCGATGAGGCGAGCTCCACTGATGAAATGCTGGGTCATGTGATCTAGCCAGTTGGCATCGACCTCTGTCACTAGCCCCGCCTCTCTCTGCAGCCCCAGTGGAACCCTGAAGGAGTAGAACCTCAGAGAGCTGGACAGCTCCCCTGTGTGGTTGTACAGGGCAAACAGTtgccctcctacacacacacacacacacacacaacacacacaacacacacaacacacacacacacacacacaacacacacacacacacacacacacacacacacacacacacacacagaaaaagagGCACATATaatttgtttatatttttttgccAGGAAGTACACAACTGAAATTAATCAACATTGCAATATTCAGTATAAATCAACTCCAACTCATGGCAATGCCTCATCAAAGTTCCTGCGGAGCCAGAAGCAGAGCTGCCCTATCTGTCAGCATCATCGTACACCAGCAGCCTGTCAGTAATGCAGTCACAACAGTAGTAGATCCCACACTCACTTCTCTGTGCTGGTGGAGACCCCACAGCCCTCTTATCTCTGTCTGGACTCTTGACCCAAATgtgattgttgttgttgtggggcGGGACTCTGCTGCTTCTCTGATACTTATCCAGGACACCCCCCGTACCCCTGTTTCCATGGTTGCACCCCCTCTCAGTCCAGGATTCTGACCCGCGGTTGCCGTTGTCTAGTTCTGGTGACTGGACCAAGTTGTCTGTGCCATGGTCCTGTTTTGGTATCAGTCTCTGGTTCTGTGCCTGAGGGCTTGgactctgtctgtcttcctggtgCCGTCTGTCTGCGTCTGGACCACCAAGTCCATGTGTTAACTCTGCGGGGCTGAAGTTTGGTAGTAGAGTCCTGATGAAGTCTACTTGGCTTTCATTCTGTTGTCTCTTTATACATGTGGTCTCTATTGTGTTGCAGGACTGTAATTGATCCTGGTCGCTACTGAGTTCAGTTGGGACATGGTTGTGGTGGTCACAGGCTGGATCTATTGGGCTGGGACTCTGCAGTGTCTCTGGTGGGTATGCTGCGTCATCTGGACTATGGTTTGGTTGATCCTCTATTGAGGGTATTCTGACTGTGTTCCCTGTCTGATTGTGTTCCCTGTCTGTTGATTCTACTTCAGTAGAGTCCTGTGTGTCCTCTACCAGTTCTGTTGAGCACAAGTCCAGCTCCAACTGACTGGTATCCGTAGGATTCTGTTCAATTGTTCTGAGTTCTACCGAATTGTATTCTGGTGTCTTCAGTTCTGTGTTCCGGTCGTGTTCTGGTTCTAAGAGGTTCTGATGGGGTTCCGTAGACTCTGTAGGGATGAGGTCTGGTATAGTGGGTTCTGAGGGGCTGGCCGTAGTGCTGATAGTGGTACTGGTGGGGTGTCTGTGTATGGGGGAGGGGCTGGAGTGCAGGGAGGACAGGTCTTCAGGGTCTATGTGCGCCAGGAAACAGGGTCCCCCACCAGGCTGCTGCAGGAAGCCCACAAACAGAACACCTTGCTCTGCCGCATCCTGgatctggagacacacacacacacacacacacacacacacacacacacacacacacacacacacacacacacacacacacacacacacacacacacacacacacacacacacacacacacagtaggcaggtttccattgacccaggTTTATTAGACAAAAGCAATGTCGCACAAAAAATAATTGCAATATGTGTAATGGAAACAGCAGATATAGGAGACATTTCCCGAAAGATCAATTGTATCTGTTTGACAGTGGTGGATTTTAATTTTGTCTAACTTCCTGTACTGCACTGCCGCAAATAATGATCCACACTTTTTCAAAAAACGTTACCCAAATACAACCGCTCATTGCTGTTGCTCTAAGATGGCAAATCAGCGCAAATGCGCATGTGCCAATTGAATTTCAACAAAGGAAACAGTCGGTGGATGTATTTGATTAACATTTATGAAAAGGTGTGGATTTCAGCATACAGAGAAAGGCATGCTA
Above is a genomic segment from Oncorhynchus masou masou isolate Uvic2021 chromosome 12, UVic_Omas_1.1, whole genome shotgun sequence containing:
- the LOC135549039 gene encoding raftlin-like; this encodes MGCRLPKLRREGEERSPGKIFSTLRRPQVETKVGVAYTYHFLDFLLGKEEVSVSSVLCLSSVRELPVQVRELYGQGFVLVAVHPFVHPCGPRPARVQRQLHRAVLIRETHSSEKTQLMWAGRRLETDVCVAGQQAPDPDVIQNYVKKIQDAAEQGVLFVGFLQQPGGGPCFLAHIDPEDLSSLHSSPSPIHRHPTSTTISTTASPSEPTIPDLIPTESTEPHQNLLEPEHDRNTELKTPEYNSVELRTIEQNPTDTSQLELDLCSTELVEDTQDSTEVESTDREHNQTGNTVRIPSIEDQPNHSPDDAAYPPETLQSPSPIDPACDHHNHVPTELSSDQDQLQSCNTIETTCIKRQQNESQVDFIRTLLPNFSPAELTHGLGGPDADRRHQEDRQSPSPQAQNQRLIPKQDHGTDNLVQSPELDNGNRGSESWTERGCNHGNRGTGGVLDKYQRSSRVPPHNNNNHIWVKSPDRDKRAVGSPPAQRRGQLFALYNHTGELSSSLRFYSFRVPLGLQREAGLVTEVDANWLDHMTQHFISGARLIDGFFHLGDDNGSGVSSVDIVFIFQSSSEETPPTSYDAIVVEQWTIVDSVVVRTDYIPLLQSLAPYGWRLMCVLPTPIVKTNSDGSLSTKQILFLQRPILQRKRKDFKKLNLRGRNKAKKNSAGEMLKEERKNMSPVMERGMDEQKRNTEEEESKARRNWDNNRNEKGSTVERGRLKREEEERECERISRRLPAEYRGCDHRLQPGSRAGEWQSPIGQTGEGC